TCTCTTACTGACTTAGAGTTCTAACTGACCTAGTAATTATGTGGGGGTTGAGGACGTGTCGAGATTTCTTTAACTTCTGTAGTGCTTAGTAAGTGTTCTAGTGTTAAGTCGTGCTCGTCTTCTCTTGCTGAAGTTCTTTCTTCAGAGACTTCACAAACATCAAGACACTTGATGTTTTCTTCCCCGTACTTCACGGTGAGTGGTGTGTTTGAGTAAATCTTCAGCGTGTGTGGGTTCTTGAGAGAAGGCTCTATACTTACTATAGTCTCTCCAGAATCTATTATGCCGCACCAGAGCCCCCTACAGCACAGTACCCCGTCTATAGTAGCCCAGCAATCAACTCCTAGGTCTTTAGGTACTCGCAAGACTTCCTTAAGTCTCAAGTCAATAACTCTCAGGAAATCTCCGAGGTCATCAACTACTAAGTTCCAGGCAGACGCGCTGCCTGCTACGCTCACGTAATCTACTAGAGCTCCCGAGTCAAGAATCTTCAGCTTCTTTCCTTCTATGAAGGCGGGTAGCTCGTGAATGAAGCCTGCGAAACTACCTCCAGACCTGACTAAGGGCTTCAGTTCTTCTTCGTCGACGTAGAGGAGCCACTCGCCAGACCTGAGTAGAGGCCCTCTAGGAGTGCTCGCCACGGCCTCGGCAGGAAACCCTACCTCGTAAGTCTTGCTCTCCTGAATAATTATAGACCTGCCATCACTGAATACGCAAGAACCTATCTTGAAGCCTAGCGAGCACTTAATAGGCTTCTCCTCGTAGGCGTCGCGGTAGACTACGTAGTCATCATAGCTAGCTAAAATCACGTGAGCGCTACTCCCGTCATGAACTGCCACGACTAAAGCTCCCGGCCTTGCCTCACTAGCTAGGGTCTCACCAACAAACACGTAGTCTCTAGTGATTACTTTATAGTTTTTAGCGTCTCTCACTATAGCTACCCCGTGTTCTGGGTGTGAGAAGCCTGCCAATGCAGAACACTCGACGAGGTCTCTAGAAACGTGTACGGGATTCTCACACGAGTAGCTGGCTTCTGCGAACCCCCTGAAGCCGGCTCGGGAATTTAAAGTTATTTTAGGCTGTATCTTTAAGCCCTCAACAACTAATGTCTCTAAGTCGTAGGGGGAGAGAACTACTCTACTACCTCCTAATTCGGTGAGGTCTATGAAGTGCTTTACTGTGTAGGGTATCACGACCTTCATTTCTTGAGTGACCTCTTCCTGAACGTGATTAACTCCACTAGAGACAGTAGCGTAGCTAGTATGAGAGACTCTAAAGAAAGTGATTTCTTCGGGTACGCGGCCGAAGCTAGCGCTAGAGAAGTCGCGAGTACTGAGAGCCCGAGTAGCTGGGGTGTTCCAGACCACAGAGCTCTCCAGAGTATGAGGAGCGAGAAGAATAAGTAAGTCATGTGCTTTAGTCTGAGAGGCCCGAAGACTCTCTCGTTAATTAACGACACATCACCTATAGTGACGAACTCGTGATATCTTGCTTCATAACTCAGTTAACTCACCTCAACTAACTCTATATCGAGTAGTATAGTAGGGTTTTGAGGGTACTGCCCTGGAGGCAGGCTCAGAGCGAGCGCGAGCACTACTAGAGTGCCTGCACGAGTTATTGACTCACTAATAGTGAAGCTCACTAAGTCAACCACTACCGACTTCCTGAGATACTCTCTAATGATGACTTTCTTGAGAGGTTGTGTAGCGTGTGTCGCGTAACTCACGTGATGTCTGTAAGTTATTACGTCTACTACTCGTGAGTTAGGTGGTAGTAGTAAGTAGTAGAGTGTTATGTTTGCCGGGACGTTAAAGTTGTTTTCAGCGAATATTATGCTCAAGGTTATGTTAACTGGCTCCTCAACCCACACGTAAGCCCCTATTAAGTCGGCGTATAGTGCTGGCGCGTTCACGACTATCCTACGATCGTTGACGAACGTTACGTCTAGCGTGCCTACACATTCTGTGTTGAGGTCGACGTCACACACGAGTTCGCTGGGTGTAGTGTTTGTTGCTAGGCTCACGTACTTGGGATGACCGTTTACGAAGCTCTGATACCTCACTGCAGGTAGTAGAGTCGCGCGCAACTCAATACTTGTTTCTTTTTGCGGAGACCAAGTAGCTAGGTTGCCGTTTTCTGTAATTACTCCCAAGATGTAGTTGTCTTCAGTGACGAGCCTGGCTAGAGCTCCCTCAACTATCTTGACCCAAGAAGACGGGGCTAACTCAACTTCTACTAAGCTACTGTATACGACGCTCGCCGCGTTATAGATCACTATGGTCTTGATTGAGGTAGCGATTGTTGAGGTAGCGTATATCGCTTCTTCTCTGGGGACGTACTTGAAGAATATGTTTTCTGCTTTCTTGAGAGACTCTATCTGCTGACTCTCCGTGAGGTAGTTTTGTTGTTGACTCATGCTGTTTAGTGAGTTTATGTAGAGTGAGGCGTAAGCTACTAAAATTAAAGCCATGACTATGGAAGTATACAAACCGGCTTCACCGACTCTGGACTTAAGCATTGAAACACCCACTAACTAGGGGGAAGTCTTTATAAGAGTCTCACGAGACCCTCAAGACGTTAACTACTTGATTCCCGACGATCAGGGAGTGCCAGTTCCTCGCTGGTAGGATGGTTAGGTAGCACGTCTTAGGCGCTAGAGAATTAACTAATTTCGCGCGGCTACCTAAGTCATCTAAGACTTGAATGTCTTCGATTATTCTGAGTCCGTAGTTACACACTATGAGGAGGTCTTTGTCGTTATTCTTGAGTAGGTAGGCTGCGAGAGTTGCTGGCTGAGTCGGGGTGACCTGACTCCTTACCGCGTTAGTGTATTCCCTAACTCTACTTACTAGGATTGCTGAAGCAGGTACTACAACGGAGAGTAGTAGGAGAGCAACTACTAGACTGCTTAAGCCCTTCACTAAAGACCCCACCAACTATTGAGTCTTGCTTATAAGGACTTCCACTCTTATTAGGGGTTGCGATTGAAGTGGTTTAAGCTAGAGGGAGTTAGCTTCACTATATTATCAGACATCGAGAGAGACTCAGTGCTTAAAGAGTGGGAAGCTCTCATATCGTCAGTTAAGTCGGGCGTGATTCTTGCTAGGAGGAGAGTCGAGAAATTCAGGTACGGGAAACACGACTTCATAGTCGATTATACAGACTTCTACTTAGGCTTGAGTGACTCGCTAAAGACTTCCATACCCTACTTTAGGTCCGTTGAGGTAGGGCCTCCCCCAAGACCTGAGGTCGCGGGTCTCGCGGGTGTCAAGACTCTGTACCTGAGTGACGGGTCTTACGCTAGAGTCTTGATCGCTTACCGCTACCCCTCAACTCTCCCCGAGTCTTTCCTCTACACACTCTTTAGTGATGTGTGGGAGGTCGCGCTGATTTTCAGGTCCGTGTCTAGGCCTAAGGCTCTGAGCCTAGTAGAGTCTGCCGTTAAGAGGAAGTCTGCTTTCGCGAGTCTTGTTGAGGCTGCTCACGAGGTTGAGGCTCTCAGAGAGCTTGGTGAGAGAGTCATGCGCGGGTCTGACTTGATAGAGTTTTACTTGCTGGTAGTCATCAGAGCTCCTGAGTTGAGAGTCTTGAACGAGGTTGAGGAGAGAGTCAAGACCTTGCTTAAGGGGTTTGGCGTGGAGGTTGAAGCCCCGCCTATTCAGAGAGAACTGTATGAGTTCAAGTTATGCGGTCTTCTAGCATGTGTTGAGAAAACCTACACAGACACAGCTAGTCTAAAACCGCTATTCTTTTTAGTAGATGAGGAGATGCATGACGACGGCGGAGTCTTTCTAGGTTTTTCCGGGTCGGGGAGTCCCGTGATGCTGGATTTGTGGAGTAAGCCTAACTTGAATTTCGTGGTTTTAGGTGTGTCAGGTTCTGGCAAGTCTATGAGTGTTAAGCTGTATCTTAAGAGGTTAAGAGAACGTGTTGAGAAAGTCACTTACGTGGGCATAGACCCTGAGTCAGAGTATACTAGAGTTGCGAGAAGCTTTAAGGCATCACCTATAGAGATTGACGAGAGCCAAGAACTAGGTCTCGACCCAATAAGACTACTTCAAGCTAACTACCTAGACATAAGTCAAGTGTCTGACTTACTCTCAGAGGTCTACGCTATACCTAAGAAGCTGCAGGGGGTCTTAAGAAAAGAACTCTTCGTCAAGAGTGACTCAGTCTCAAACATTGAAGAATTCGTAGCTAATCTCAGAGACCCTGTCTTGAGTAAGTTGCTTGAGGGAGCCGTAGCTCCCCCAGACATACGCGTGTTTAGGGGTGCGCCGCCAAAGCTCTCCAGCAACGTAGTCTTCGGCTTGAAGAGCTTGAGGAGCAAGAGGTTGAAGATTCTTGTCTCAGCCCTCATATCTACTTACGCGTACAACACACTCTTGACTAAGACTCCCGGGAAGAGCGTGTTTTTCGTTGATGAAGCCTGGTTATTCGTGGAGACTCCGAGCATATTAGGACTATTCGAGAACCTGGCTAGGAGGGGCAGGAAGCAGGGGGTAGTCTTCATATACGTGACTCAAAGAGCTGAAGACCTTGTTAGGAGTCCTCAAGAAAAGACTATACTTGAGCAGTCAGCTACTGCCTTACTCATGAGGCAGGAGCCTGAGGGGAGAGACGCGTGTAAGAAGATATATAAGCTCTCAGACGCTGAAGCAGACTACTTAACTCAAGCGCCAGTAGGTTCAGGGATTCTTAAAGCTGGGAGAAAAAGAATAACTATTCAGGTGATTCCCACGCCTGAAGAGCTAGAGACCTTCTCTACGTCCGCGTGCTAAGCCTTCTCAACACTCGGTCGAGCACTCGAGCTCGTTCCTCCTTAACCCACTTCAAGCCCTTACTAGTGATTAAGTACTTAGCTGGCCTCCCACTATTGTGTCTCCTCAGATAACCCAGTTCTTCAAGTCTTGCAAGGACCCTACCCACCTCTGTTCTCACTGCGTGATTATCTAGCTCTAAAACCTCAATGACTTTCTTGACGGTAATAGTTATTGAGTTTCCCGAGCTACTCCTTAACTTATTGTAGATTGTTTCTCTCACTGCTCTAATTATCTCATGTTTTGAAGTCTTTACATACTTCATGAGGTGCTAACCCCGCTTTACAAAATTCTTTAATGTATTTCCTCACTGTTGCTGGACTAACTATGAATCCTGCTTTAGCTAGAGCTCTGCAGAATCCGTTAACAGAGCTTAAGTCTATTTTTTCTTTGTTCCTTGTCTTATATCGTTTTACGTTATTCGTTTTTCGATCACCGATTATTTACTTCTTAAGAAGTTAATAAATATGTTGTTTTTCGTTGTACGTATTACGTATTAGTTCGATTTATATTGGTGTTCAGCAATACTGTATTGGTGATTAAGTGCCTGAGCTTGAGAAAGAACTCTTAACTACTACTGGGAGGCTCTTACTCTTTCTGGGT
Above is a genomic segment from Zestosphaera sp. containing:
- a CDS encoding DUF87 domain-containing protein, yielding MKWFKLEGVSFTILSDIERDSVLKEWEALISSVKSGVILARRRVEKFRYGKHDFIVDYTDFYLGLSDSLKTSIPYFRSVEVGPPPRPEVAGLAGVKTLYLSDGSYARVLIAYRYPSTLPESFLYTLFSDVWEVALIFRSVSRPKALSLVESAVKRKSAFASLVEAAHEVEALRELGERVMRGSDLIEFYLLVVIRAPELRVLNEVEERVKTLLKGFGVEVEAPPIQRELYEFKLCGLLACVEKTYTDTASLKPLFFLVDEEMHDDGGVFLGFSGSGSPVMLDLWSKPNLNFVVLGVSGSGKSMSVKLYLKRLRERVEKVTYVGIDPESEYTRVARSFKASPIEIDESQELGLDPIRLLQANYLDISQVSDLLSEVYAIPKKLQGVLRKELFVKSDSVSNIEEFVANLRDPVLSKLLEGAVAPPDIRVFRGAPPKLSSNVVFGLKSLRSKRLKILVSALISTYAYNTLLTKTPGKSVFFVDEAWLFVETPSILGLFENLARRGRKQGVVFIYVTQRAEDLVRSPQEKTILEQSATALLMRQEPEGRDACKKIYKLSDAEADYLTQAPVGSGILKAGRKRITIQVIPTPEELETFSTSAC
- a CDS encoding BlaI/MecI/CopY family transcriptional regulator, with translation MKYVKTSKHEIIRAVRETIYNKLRSSSGNSITITVKKVIEVLELDNHAVRTEVGRVLARLEELGYLRRHNSGRPAKYLITSKGLKWVKEERARVLDRVLRRLSTRT